The sequence TAATCGAAATTCATGGATTTTAAATCCATCAATCCAAACGCAACGTTAAGGAATTTAAATTGCTTTAGATGATTAATCCTTTTGAATGCTCACACTAGGTGAAGATATTCCTTCCACGTTTATTCAAAATATGTTACTATTTTCTGGAACTGGAAGCTTTCTATTGGCAGAGATTGATCCTCATATTTGCTAATTGATTACGTGCATCCTAAATTATTTGCTCCGAGTTTAAACTAGGTCAATTTATTGGTCTCACTCTTATATTTACATGTCTGCCGGTGTTATTAAAACGGCACCATGGTCAGTTAAAACGTATTTACAACCTCAATTTCTATGTGATAGAACAGTTAGCACCATGGATATGTCAAtttctttgctctgacagactTCGATAATTTTTCCTTGCATTAGTACCATCCTGATGTCAACAAAGAACCTGGGGCGactgaaaaattcaaagaaattaGTGCTGCATATGAGGTAAGGACAGGAAGTAACAGTTTAATTGTTGTTTGACCTCTCTCATTATCATCTGATTATATGTTTCCATATATTTATAAtgtttattttgaaatatatgaGCTCTTAGAGGCATTTGAGTTGAAAATTAGTCGTTATAACCTGCGGGCCCACACAGAATTTATTCTTTTGGTTGGCTAACCAAACTTTCTAGTCCCTTTTCTCTTTGTTTATGTCTACATCTCTCTATCTCtctgtgtgtgttttttttaaagtgtATACAATGATCGCTATGGTCGAACTCTGCTTGAGGCATCTGTTATGAAATTGTTTACCTTTCACTCTTTTATTAACTGGTaaactcattttcaatataTCGCGGTTTAGGTGAGTTAGACTTGTCTCTTGTAAGTTGCACATTGAAACTACACTTGAGTAATCTGAAGTGTGATATTGTCAGGTACTATCAGATGACAAAAAGCGAGCTATGTATGATCAGTATGGTGAAGCTGGAATGAAAAGTGCCATGGGTGGAGCTGGTGGTTACACGGTATTCCCTACACATTTCTTCACTTTTTAAATTTCATCCAAACTTTTTCTGCGTTCGTGTAGGAGAAAATTATGTTACACTTATTAAAATACTCTGCGGCATGGTGTATGCCAGTCATGTGTATGCTGAACATACCTCTATCATGGCTCAACCAAATAATGATAGATCTCTTTGGCTCGACTAGTGCTAGGAAACTTTCTCATCTCCAGAGATTTCTGGCCTATGTTTCTAATCCGTTGTGTGCTCCTTGGAATACCTTTAAGTTTTAACATTAGTTCAATGATGCAGTTATAATTCAAAGTTTATTGACCTTTTTTGTTATTAACTCCAATGGTGACACATCCTCCTTAAAAGGTTACCTTTTTTGTTATTAACTCCAATGGTGACACATCCTCCTTGAAAGGTTATTCACTCTTACTTCTGGCTGTCTTGCTAGATTGTAGTTAATATAACACCTCAGAACACCAGAACATTTGAGATCATTTCACCTGTAGCAAAACTGaacaagaaaataatattattttgttatacTGATGATAAGTTTGTTCCTTATATAGGCAACAAATCCTTTTGACCTATTTGAGGCATTTTTTGGGTCCAGTATGGGTGGGTTCCCTGGAATGGATGGAACTGGATTTGGAGCAACACGTCGTAGTACTATTTCCAAAGGTGAAGATCTGCGGTGAGTCGAGTTTGAGTGATCATGCTTGTGACATGTCTTTTCATGTTCTATCATATTCATTATTTAGAATGTATACTTGCTTGTGATTCTTTCTCTAATTCGAGAGTTTTAGGCAGGAATCATTAGTTGGGAAAATTTGCATGATTATCTCATGAGAATGGCTTTTAAGACCTTATTTAGATGTGTTTGTTAATTTTTATCAGTCGAGATCTTAAACCTCCTTTGTTTATACTTCATACTTTCTGTGGGTTTCTGGTGTGTTTAGTAGTGTGAGTGCGGCAACAAAATGCTTTGCAATTAGTATCTTCATCAGATTTGACTCCTCGTTCAAAATGCATTTCAGTTATGATATTACTTTGGAATTTTCTGCGGCTATATTTGGGGCAGAGAAGGAATTTGAGCTGTCCCATCTTGAAACATGTGAAATTTGTGCTGGTACTGGAGCAAAAGTAGGCTCCAAAATGAGGATATGTTCCACATGTGGAGGCAGAGGTCAAGTTATGAGAACAGAGCAAACACCTTTTGGCATGTTTTCGCAGGTACTCATCTAGGTATTTAATTAGTATCTTGTTTCAAGGGTTGTTCCTTTATATCTGTGCTATTTAGGAATCATGCTGTCTTTGTGGTACTGAGATTAAATCTATCCAATTGGGAACAAAGAAGCTATCGTTTTAAATACTGCACTAGTGAATATTAGAAAATTTCAGTTATACTAAACATATTTAATTCATGGTCATGTTCAGTTTGTACAGTATATTATTTATATGAATTGAAGCAACAAAAGTCAATGAATTTGGCATATATGGATTATTAAAGaggttaaattaaataaatcaaaattctCGAGTAACACTAATAAATAACCTGACAGTTGGTATCTTGAAGTCATTTTGTATAAAAAATCGCCGGGAATTTACAAACATGCAAAGTTAGATTTTTTATGTGGAAACATTTGGTGTTCCATACTACATCTGTTTATATGTATAAGTGTGACATTGCAATTGTTATTGTTTCTTCGGGTGAGTAAGTGGACCTCATATATATTTGTTAGGAACTATATTTCCTAACGGCTCAAACGCAAATAAAACTCAAGATTCAATATGAAAATCTGAATATTACTACTCAGTCAAGGGTTTAATCCCTTTACAAGAGGAAGAACTCTTTCCCCTAAAGCTAGTCTAAATCAACAGAATAACCGTGAATGATTATCTTCTCCTTCTGCTCCTCTTTTATTCTCCCAATTCCTGTAATTATAATAATGGGCCCTGATGTGGGCCTTGATCCTTTTTCTGGTAAAATATCTAGGCCCAATAGTATTTGGGTGTGTTACGATATTTTAAGTTTCCTAAGTGAAAAAATAGAACAAAGATGATATTAGGAGCGACAGATATGGAGAGATTCATTTTGATGTGTAATACAAGTGCACTAAATTGATTTTGGAATTATGTAATTGGTCATTACTCATGCCTCTGTTTGATATGTCATAAGTTTTTGAAATGTGTCAGGTTTCTGTATGCCCAAATTGTGGTGGTGATGGTGAAATGATATCTGAATCATGTCGTAAATGCTCTGGTGCGGGTCGGATACGCGttaaaaaagatatcaaagtcAAAATTCCTCCTGGAGTGAGCAAAGGTAGTATACTTCGAGTTGCCGGAGAGGGTGATGCAGGACCAAAGGGGTATGTGTGGATTTTACTTTTAAAAGCTACAGAGTTTGTGATCTACTATCTTATCACATCTATAAGTTGCATgattttgaagtatttattgtGCTATTTAAGCGATGTAGCTAAATGAAGAAACGTTGTTTCATAAGTTTTGACAATATCCTTTCCATACTCATCACGAATGGACAAGCAAAAGCAATTGTTGGAATTTTTATGTGCTTGGAAATCCTTAAAAGGTAATTGATGGTTTTTACTGGTGCTGGCTTGTCTTTGAAATTTTAAGTATGTCACTTCTTTGGATGGTATATAGATTTGGAGCCAAGACAGGTCAGTAATGATCACTAGCAGATTTTATTTGCTCTCTCTGTTTCTTCTCATTTCTCTTTTCCTTCTCATGTTCCTTCCAATTGGTGTGCTCAATTGCCCACTCAGAGCAATTAAACGTAAGGTTGGGTGAAGATATTTAATTCCTACTTTCATGGGAGCTTTGGTCTAGGTCATTTTTAAGCCCTCAAGAAGCATGTTTTAATAACAGCGATTGGGCATATGTTTAGAAAGCTGTCTATAAAAGCTTGTGAGGATAAAAATAAGCATGTGGGTTGAGTGTTTTTCTTGTGCATTGCATGCTGAGTTTCTCTTACATGTCATTGGTTACCATGAACGGTCTACGTTCTTTTGGGTTAAATTTTAATATCTTGGAAATGCGAATGATACCTAGTGAAATCCATCGTTTTCACTCTTCCTTGGGCTTTTCATCTTTGTGTAGTGGTCCACCTGGAGATCTTTTTGTCTATCTTGACATTGAAGAAATACCTGAGATTCAAAGAGATGGCATAAATCTTTATTCATCGGTTTCAATTAGCTATCTGGATGCCATTTTGGGAATTGTTATTAAGGTACATCTGCTATTGTACAACTATGATTTAATATATAGGGCTTTTACCCTTAGTTgcctttttttttatatattttttccgttaaaatgaaaattttcggAGTAGGTCTAACAGCGAGCTTCTTATTTGACTTTGTT comes from Henckelia pumila isolate YLH828 chromosome 4, ASM3356847v2, whole genome shotgun sequence and encodes:
- the LOC140862978 gene encoding uncharacterized protein gives rise to the protein MAAAASTTATSIPFSPSMLTPGGRSNPPSCLSFSVPGGAIMWGHKKFLLVSVFSGTRLDKKMSSGRFRRAVIVAAADYYSTLGVPKSASSKDIKAAYRKLARQYHPDVNKEPGATEKFKEISAAYEVLSDDKKRAMYDQYGEAGMKSAMGGAGGYTATNPFDLFEAFFGSSMGGFPGMDGTGFGATRRSTISKGEDLRYDITLEFSAAIFGAEKEFELSHLETCEICAGTGAKVGSKMRICSTCGGRGQVMRTEQTPFGMFSQVSVCPNCGGDGEMISESCRKCSGAGRIRVKKDIKVKIPPGVSKGSILRVAGEGDAGPKGGPPGDLFVYLDIEEIPEIQRDGINLYSSVSISYLDAILGIVIKVKTVEGMTELQIPQGSQPGDVVVLARKGAPKLNRPSIRGDHFFTVKVSIPKRISAKERELLEELSSLANAPATRSKTPKVQQPVESKATETVPVEEKTDEAADQKDLWKKLTDFAGSVVDGAFKWFKDNI